The sequence AAGTTCCCCATTACGCCAACTGTTACTTCTGTCCCTTCAATAAATTCTTCAACCATTAGAGGCTTTTTGAATTTTTTAAACGCCCTTTCAACAGCTTCTTTTAACTCTTTATCATCTTCGCATATGGACTTTGATGAAATTCCTATGCTTGAGCCCTCAAAGATTGGCTTAACTATAACTGGGTAGTTGAGGTCGCCTATTTCAACAGGATCTATTACTCTTAAGACCTTGAATTTTGGCGTAGGGATTCCGTGATAAAGCAAAACTTCCTTTGTCATTACTTTATCCATTGAAATTGCAAGAGATAGCACTGAAGAGCCCGTATATGGTATTCTCAGTTCATCTAAAAGCGCAGGGACAAATGCTTCTCTGTATGGTCCGTATTTTCCTTCAGCAATATTAAATACAAATTGGGGTCTATCGATTGTAAGAGAATAAAAAAGCAAAGGAGAGGTTGCTTCATACAGTTTTACCTTGTGTCCCCTTGCTTCAAGTGCTCGTTTTATAGATTCTATTGTAACAGGACGGTCAAACTCATCTAACTCGGTCTCTGACCTTTTTAAATTAAATGTTATGCCAACTTTCATTTTGTGCGCTTATAACCTTTCTTTATTAGTCACCAAGTTCCCCAAGGCTTTTCTCGGTAAAGAGTTTTTCCTTGAGTTCTTTTGCAAATTTTTCATCAACTCTTCTAATGTACTCGATTAATAAAGATGCATGTTCTTTTTCATCATCTCTATTGTGTTCGAGAACTTTTTTAAGTTCAGGATCAGTCGTTGCTTCTGCTCTTTGGTTGTAGTAATCAATTGCCTCGAGTTCTTCCATGAGTGATGAAAGTGCTCTGTGTAAATCCATCGCTTTCTCACCGATGATCTTTGGGTCTTCATACATATTCCCTGCCATATTACACCTCCTTATATGTTTATTATAACATTAAATTATTCTTTTCCAATTGTTTTACTCGGTAGTTGCTTCATGCATCTTAATGAAGTGAAAATAGGCACTTCCTCGGAAAGCAAAGATGCCATACCCTTGCTTCTAATAAGAGTTGCACCTCTTACATCAATTTCTAAAAACTTCTTCAAGATTTCCTTTACATAGTTTTCGTTGCATGGAACTTTGATAAACAAATACGTTTTGACATCCTTGTCGAGGATTATACACATTTGATAAAAAAACAAATAGAAATCTATCCTAAAAATCTCTCTTTAAGCCTTACAGGGATATCACTTAATTCTCTTCTATGCGAATAGATGAGAAGGACTGCGTTTAAGAACCAAACAAGAATAAGTTCTCTATAGAATAAATACACAAATATACCCGTAAAAGCAAACGAACCAGTTACTCTTAAGGCATTGTATTCTGGGGATTCTTCATAGCCTTTATGGAAAATAAGTGGATAGAGAATTAGTGTAATAGCAAATATTATTGCGATGCGGAAATTCGTTAATGCAACCCATATTCCGAATGTTGTTGCAACCCCTTTACCGCCTTTCCCTTTTAAAAGTGGCGAAAACATATGTCCTAAGAGTGGTGCAATAGATATAATGCTTAATTCGATAATGTTAAAGTTGTTGTTTCTTATAATGAAATACAAAGGAATTGTGCCTTTTAGAAAATCAAGAAGGCTACCAATGACACCTGCAACTTTTCCTCCCGCATGCCATAGGTTAAATCCTCCTGGGTTCCCATCGCCGTATTTTCTTATATCCTTTCCGAGAATCACTCCTATAAGGTAGGAAAACATAATTGACCCTGTTAAGAATTCAATCAGAAAATAAAATGCAATAGTTCTTAAGTGTTCCACATCCTTTCACCTACCTTCTTGTAAAAATTTTTACATCCTTCCACTCAACAAAGCCTCTTACAAAAGTTGCATAGAAAGAATAAGTTATGACGAACAATGTAAATAGAACTATAACTGGGTAAAATATTGCGGCAACCACCGAAAACTCTCCTACTCTTTTTGAGAATATATACATCAAAACTACATACGATGCATAAAGGTAAAAGAAAGGAAATGTGTTGTAATAAAAAGGTGGTATTAATGACCCTAACAGGAATAGAACAATCGGCAAGACTACCGAAAAGTCAACAGTTGCACTTCCCAGAGCAGAGTTTTTAGCCCATCCCTTAAATAGAGACTTTAGCCCTTTAGGATACATCCTGAATTTTACAAGTTCACCCCCAAGGAAATTCTTAACAGGAATGTTCGCCTTTACAAATGCAGCACCAAGTTTAAAATCCTCCACTACTTCGTTTTTAACAACGGCATGGGTGCCAACTTTAATATAGTTTTCTCTTGATACTGCTATTAATGGT is a genomic window of Caldisericum sp. containing:
- a CDS encoding ferritin, with translation MAGNMYEDPKIIGEKAMDLHRALSSLMEELEAIDYYNQRAEATTDPELKKVLEHNRDDEKEHASLLIEYIRRVDEKFAKELKEKLFTEKSLGELGD
- a CDS encoding glycerol-3-phosphate acyltransferase, translated to MEHLRTIAFYFLIEFLTGSIMFSYLIGVILGKDIRKYGDGNPGGFNLWHAGGKVAGVIGSLLDFLKGTIPLYFIIRNNNFNIIELSIISIAPLLGHMFSPLLKGKGGKGVATTFGIWVALTNFRIAIIFAITLILYPLIFHKGYEESPEYNALRVTGSFAFTGIFVYLFYRELILVWFLNAVLLIYSHRRELSDIPVRLKERFLG
- a CDS encoding ATP-grasp domain-containing protein, yielding MKVGITFNLKRSETELDEFDRPVTIESIKRALEARGHKVKLYEATSPLLFYSLTIDRPQFVFNIAEGKYGPYREAFVPALLDELRIPYTGSSVLSLAISMDKVMTKEVLLYHGIPTPKFKVLRVIDPVEIGDLNYPVIVKPIFEGSSIGISSKSICEDDKELKEAVERAFKKFKKPLMVEEFIEGTEVTVGVMGNFPPQVLPPMEIDFSTLTKRELKASPYIQTYKFKTDYADKANYYLPARLPESVLQKISDIVKNAFIALRNRDIARFDLRVDKNNNPYILEVNPLPGLDPEHSDFPRIYKLMGKTYEDLINDILQIAVERHRLETRLSFEHEE